The following are from one region of the Acidobacteriota bacterium genome:
- a CDS encoding 6,7-dimethyl-8-ribityllumazine synthase — MPQIFEGQLNSTGLRVAIVVSRFNDVISSRLLDGAVDALLRTGADDEDIHVFRVPGSFEIPLAAKKLALQGKWDAVVCLGALVRGDTPHFDLISAEVTKGIAQVALETGVPMTFGVVTADTVEQAINRAGLKSGNKGFDAAMAAVELANLMKNFQTP; from the coding sequence GTGCCCCAGATCTTCGAAGGACAGCTCAACTCCACCGGCCTGCGGGTCGCCATCGTGGTGAGCCGCTTCAACGACGTCATCAGTTCCCGGCTCCTGGACGGCGCCGTGGACGCCCTCCTCCGGACGGGCGCTGATGACGAGGACATCCACGTTTTCCGCGTGCCGGGGTCCTTCGAGATCCCCCTGGCGGCCAAGAAACTGGCGCTCCAGGGCAAGTGGGACGCGGTGGTCTGCCTCGGGGCCCTGGTGAGGGGGGACACGCCCCACTTCGACCTGATCAGCGCGGAGGTCACCAAGGGCATCGCCCAGGTCGCCCTGGAGACGGGCGTCCCCATGACCTTCGGCGTCGTCACGGCCGACACCGTGGAGCAGGCCATCAACCGGGCCGGGCTCAAGAGCGGGAACAAGGGCTTCGACGCCGCCATGGCCGCCGTGGAACTCGCCAACCTGATGAAGAATTTCCAGACGCCGTGA
- the nusB gene encoding transcription antitermination factor NusB, with product MGARRTARECALQLLYQADLTPTSVVPPVELFWERHPKSADIRHYADFLYRGALEHREEIDPLIQRYSEHWRIERMAVVDRNILRIAVFEFLHEDEIPTTVVINEALEIARRFSTEESTQFINGILDAINKHYLPSRP from the coding sequence ATGGGAGCCCGCAGAACAGCCCGTGAGTGCGCCTTGCAACTTCTCTACCAGGCGGACCTGACGCCGACGTCGGTGGTCCCGCCGGTGGAGCTGTTCTGGGAGCGTCACCCCAAGTCGGCGGATATCCGCCACTACGCCGATTTCCTCTACCGGGGAGCGCTGGAGCACCGGGAGGAGATCGACCCGCTGATCCAGCGCTACTCCGAGCACTGGCGGATCGAGCGCATGGCGGTGGTGGACCGCAACATCCTCCGCATCGCGGTCTTCGAGTTTCTGCACGAGGACGAGATCCCCACGACGGTGGTCATCAACGAGGCGCTGGAAATCGCCCGGCGCTTCAGCACCGAGGAGTCCACCCAGTTCATCAACGGGATCCTCGACGCCATCAACAAGCACTACCTCCCCTCGCGCCCGTGA
- the lysS gene encoding lysine--tRNA ligase, whose product MKLSGPESEQVATRKTKLEQIARMGVPLYPYRYEAAHTVSRLVERYASLDAATLEQDPPQVRTAGRILAIRGFGKASFCALSDGENRIQVYVKKNEVDEATFELFGNLDIGDVVGVAGPLFRTRTNELTILVKELAFLAKCFIPLPEKWHGLTDVEIRYRRRYLDLMVNPEVRGVFRKRAKIVKTLRRFLDDRDYLEVETPMMHPIAGGATARPFITHHNTLDMDLYLRVAPELYLKRLVAGGMERVYEINRNFRNEGISTQHNPEFTMLEFYQAYANYQDLIALTQEMIRDVVDAVAGLRQLRFKEHVLDFDAFTVLTLREAIVKFWDRGGEAPAPADLDDAEGVRRTLERAGIEAGEAMPYGKLLGLLFEAVVEDKLIQPTFITEYPIELSPLSKKSANDPRFVDRFEFFIAGMEIANAYSELNDPADQEERFLQQVRERERGDEEAQMMDEDYIRALSYGMPPTAGEGIGIDRLAMVLTDSPSIRDVILFPLMKPKAAGERGEGEETEATEGGETVAPVVPQG is encoded by the coding sequence ATGAAGCTGAGCGGACCCGAATCCGAACAGGTCGCCACCCGGAAAACGAAGCTGGAGCAGATCGCCCGCATGGGCGTACCGCTCTACCCCTACCGCTATGAGGCCGCCCACACGGTGAGCCGCCTGGTGGAGCGCTACGCCTCCCTCGATGCCGCCACCCTCGAGCAGGACCCCCCGCAGGTCAGGACCGCGGGCCGGATCCTGGCGATCCGCGGCTTCGGCAAGGCCTCCTTCTGCGCCCTCTCGGACGGTGAGAACCGGATCCAGGTCTACGTGAAGAAGAACGAGGTGGACGAGGCCACCTTCGAACTGTTCGGGAACCTCGACATCGGAGACGTCGTCGGCGTGGCCGGCCCCCTCTTCCGCACCCGGACCAACGAGTTGACCATCCTGGTCAAGGAACTGGCTTTCCTCGCCAAGTGCTTCATCCCCCTCCCCGAGAAGTGGCACGGTCTCACCGACGTGGAGATCCGCTACCGGCGCCGCTACCTGGACCTGATGGTCAACCCGGAGGTCCGCGGGGTGTTCCGGAAGCGGGCGAAGATCGTGAAGACCCTGCGCCGCTTCCTCGACGACCGGGACTACCTCGAGGTGGAAACGCCCATGATGCACCCCATCGCGGGGGGCGCCACGGCCCGGCCCTTCATCACCCACCACAACACCCTGGACATGGACCTCTACCTGCGGGTGGCCCCGGAGCTCTACCTGAAGCGGTTGGTGGCCGGCGGCATGGAGCGGGTCTACGAGATCAACCGGAACTTCCGCAACGAGGGGATCTCCACCCAGCACAACCCCGAGTTCACCATGCTGGAGTTCTACCAGGCCTATGCCAACTACCAGGACCTGATCGCCTTGACGCAGGAGATGATTCGGGACGTCGTGGACGCCGTCGCGGGGTTGCGGCAGCTTCGGTTCAAGGAGCACGTCCTCGACTTCGACGCCTTCACCGTCCTCACCCTTCGCGAGGCCATCGTGAAGTTCTGGGACCGGGGCGGCGAGGCCCCGGCGCCGGCGGACCTGGACGACGCCGAGGGTGTGCGGCGTACCCTGGAGCGGGCCGGGATCGAGGCCGGGGAGGCGATGCCCTACGGAAAGCTGCTGGGCCTCCTCTTCGAGGCGGTGGTGGAGGACAAGCTCATCCAGCCCACCTTCATCACCGAGTACCCCATCGAGCTCTCGCCCCTGTCCAAGAAGTCCGCGAACGACCCCCGTTTCGTGGACCGCTTCGAGTTCTTCATCGCCGGCATGGAGATCGCCAACGCCTACAGCGAGCTGAACGACCCGGCGGACCAGGAGGAGCGGTTCCTTCAGCAGGTCCGTGAGCGGGAGCGCGGCGACGAGGAGGCCCAGATGATGGACGAGGACTACATCCGCGCCCTCAGCTACGGCATGCCGCCCACGGCGGGGGAGGGGATCGGCATCGACCGGCTGGCCATGGTGCTGACCGACTCCCCGTCCATCCGGGACGTCATCCTGTTCCCACTGATGAAGCCGAAGGCGGCGGGGGAACGGGGCGAGGGGGAGGAAACGGAGGCGACGGAGGGCGGGGAAACGGTTGCACCCGTGGTTCCACAGGGTTAG
- a CDS encoding lipoprotein-releasing ABC transporter permease subunit produces the protein MPKEETGGTPAEAGATANGMRFEFFIATRYLRARRKQVLISFITLISVLGIAVGCAALIFILSMYTGMSQDLQRKLLGATAHITVLPAGSRAIPDAAGVAARCREVPGVRHAVPAVYVHAMAGSGASATGMVLKGVEPSTERALTLSFVHLKSGRFEDLSGGRKILLGVESARRLGVGPGDPLSVIVPKGGLSPLGVMPKITRFHVAGVFETGLFDFDNTWAYVDIGQARRLEGLEEDAADAVELRVEDIYHVGELRSALEAKLGKGLDTTDWIETNRPLFAALKLEKWGMFLAIGLIVLVAALNIVTTLVMMVMEKSRDIAILRALGARKRQIMAVFIHQGLLIGAVGTVLGTALGVGLSWVCDRYRLISLDAQVYAIPWLPFQTRFLDVALVAASAMLISFAATLIPSRQAASIDPVEAIRYE, from the coding sequence ATGCCGAAGGAAGAAACGGGAGGCACGCCGGCTGAAGCCGGCGCCACGGCAAACGGGATGCGATTCGAGTTCTTCATCGCCACACGCTACCTCAGGGCCCGCCGGAAGCAGGTCCTCATCTCCTTCATCACCCTCATCTCGGTGCTGGGCATTGCCGTGGGTTGTGCCGCCCTCATCTTCATCCTGTCCATGTACACGGGGATGAGCCAGGACCTCCAGCGGAAGCTCCTCGGCGCCACCGCCCACATCACCGTCCTGCCGGCGGGGTCCCGCGCCATCCCGGACGCCGCGGGCGTGGCGGCCCGGTGTCGGGAGGTGCCCGGGGTCCGCCACGCCGTGCCCGCCGTCTACGTCCACGCCATGGCGGGGTCGGGGGCCTCGGCCACGGGGATGGTGCTCAAGGGGGTCGAACCCTCGACGGAGCGGGCGCTCACCCTTTCCTTCGTTCACCTGAAGTCGGGCCGGTTCGAGGACCTCTCGGGCGGCCGGAAGATCCTCCTGGGGGTCGAATCGGCCCGGCGGCTCGGCGTCGGGCCGGGCGACCCGCTCTCCGTCATTGTCCCGAAGGGCGGCCTGTCCCCGCTGGGGGTGATGCCGAAGATCACCCGTTTCCACGTGGCGGGGGTGTTCGAAACCGGCCTGTTCGATTTCGACAACACCTGGGCTTACGTGGACATCGGCCAGGCCCGCCGGCTCGAGGGGCTCGAAGAAGACGCCGCGGACGCCGTGGAACTCCGGGTGGAGGACATCTACCATGTCGGTGAACTGCGTTCGGCCCTGGAGGCGAAACTGGGAAAGGGGCTGGACACCACCGACTGGATCGAGACGAACCGCCCGCTGTTCGCCGCCCTGAAGCTGGAGAAGTGGGGGATGTTCCTCGCCATCGGCCTGATCGTCCTGGTGGCGGCCCTCAACATCGTCACCACGCTGGTGATGATGGTGATGGAGAAGAGTCGGGACATCGCCATCCTCCGGGCGCTGGGCGCCCGGAAGCGGCAGATCATGGCCGTCTTCATCCACCAGGGTCTCCTGATCGGCGCCGTGGGGACCGTCCTGGGGACCGCGCTCGGGGTGGGCCTGTCCTGGGTGTGCGACCGCTACCGCCTCATCAGCCTGGACGCCCAGGTCTACGCCATCCCCTGGCTGCCCTTCCAGACCCGCTTCCTGGACGTGGCGCTGGTGGCCGCCTCGGCCATGCTGATCAGTTTCGCCGCCACCCTCATCCCCTCTCGGCAGGCGGCGTCCATCGACCCCGTGGAGGCGATCCGGTATGAGTGA
- a CDS encoding ABC transporter ATP-binding protein, with amino-acid sequence MSEARPTTVDDSPGEVFLAVEGIRKSFPYGRGRLEVLKGVSLTLGRGAFASVMGVSGSGKSTLLHVLGAMEAPDEGRVLLGGRDVFAASPEARADFRNRHVGFVFQFHHLLPEFDAEENLCMPLLIRGERKAAARERALGILEELGLADRRRSRPGKLSGGEQQRLAIGRALITGPDLLLMDEPTGNLDPKTGDRVMEYVFGMTRTRLTTVLLVTHNPDLASRCGTRLVLSAGELKNPSPDSIFC; translated from the coding sequence ATGAGTGAGGCCCGGCCGACGACGGTGGACGATTCCCCGGGGGAGGTCTTCCTCGCGGTGGAAGGAATCCGGAAGTCCTTCCCTTACGGCAGGGGGCGTCTGGAGGTCCTCAAGGGGGTTTCCCTGACGCTGGGGCGGGGCGCCTTCGCCTCGGTCATGGGGGTCTCGGGGTCGGGGAAGAGCACCCTGCTCCACGTCCTGGGGGCCATGGAAGCCCCCGACGAGGGGCGGGTCCTCCTGGGCGGCCGGGACGTCTTCGCCGCGTCCCCGGAAGCGAGGGCGGATTTCCGGAACCGCCACGTGGGCTTCGTCTTCCAGTTTCACCACCTCCTGCCGGAGTTCGACGCGGAGGAGAACCTCTGCATGCCCCTGCTGATTCGCGGGGAACGGAAGGCGGCCGCCCGGGAGCGCGCCCTGGGCATTCTCGAGGAGTTGGGGTTGGCGGACCGCCGGCGCAGCCGTCCGGGGAAACTGAGCGGGGGGGAGCAACAACGCCTGGCCATCGGCCGCGCGCTGATCACGGGCCCCGACCTGCTGCTCATGGACGAACCCACCGGCAACCTGGACCCGAAAACCGGCGACCGGGTGATGGAGTATGTATTCGGAATGACCCGGACCCGGCTCACCACCGTCCTCCTGGTCACCCACAACCCGGACCTGGCGTCCCGCTGCGGGACCCGGCTGGTCTTGAGCGCCGGGGAGCTGAAAAATCCTTCCCCGGACTCAATTTTTTGTTGA